The Comamonas testosteroni genome contains the following window.
TTTGCGACCATTCCCGTGGAATGCAACGCTAGTGCGAGCACCCCAGGTAGAGCACCAAACCCTACGGCTGCCACGAACAGAATGCCAAGAATGATTTCTGGCACGGACCGGAATGCCGCCAGGATGACTCTGGCCACTCTTCCCACCAAAGGATTGGGGGTGGTGTTTGGAGCCGCCAGGAGCGCCAGCGGAAGTGAAAGCACGATAGTCAGTGCTGTGCCGGCAATCGACATCGCCAAGGTGTCCCTCAGCGGGATGACCCAGTGCTCCCAGCGGTCGAAGTTGGGAGGGACCATCTCAGATGAGAGCTGCTTGACAGCCGGGGCGCCTTCGATGAACCGCTGTGCATCGAAGAACCCCGTGACGTACAGGGCTACAAGGCAAACCAGAAGGACGAACGCTGTATTGCGCAGTCCAATGAACTGCTCCCGCTTGTCGCGACTGATGATGTTCTCGAATGCAGCCGAGGTCATTGCATACGGCCCAAATCAAGCTTCAGGATGGTTGCGGTATCCCTAAGGACGTCATATGCAGCGTCATCAGTGGCGGCAAACGCCTGGACACGAAACGCCTTGAGCACCTCAGCATCCTTCATGTCCAGAAAGGCAGAGCGGATGGCAGCTTTGAGCTCAGGCTTGAGGTCCCCCTGCATGACGACCGGATAGTTTGGAATGGGAGCAGAAAGGTCAAGCTGAACAATCTTCGTGGCATCAATGCTTCCTCGAGCGATGAGGTTGTCCAGAATCGGCTTGGACAGAGCCCCGGCTGGAATCTGACCCGACTGCACCGCACGTGCGACCGCGTCATGTGCCCCAAGGTGAACTGGCCGATAGTCCTTCTCACCATCAAGCTTGTACTTCTTGAGCAGGTGTGCACGTGGTGCAAGGTGGCTTGATGTGGACGCCTGGTCGCCAAATCCGAAGGGCTTGCCGCGCACGTCTTCAAGCGTTTTCACCGGCCCTCCGGCCGTTGCGATGAGGACCGACTGGTATGTGGGCGACCCACGTTCAACGCCCACCGCAAAGGGCTCAATCCCGGACGCCTTAGATTTGGCCAAAACGTACGAAAACGGTCCAAAGTACGCTACCTCAATCCGACCGAACCGCATTGCCTCGATCATCGAGGAGTAATCGGTAGTCACCACAATCTCAACATCCTTCTTGAGCTGCTGTTCAAGATAGCGCTTAAGAGGCTGCGCGTTCTGGATGATGCTGGCAGCGTTCTCATCTGGAAGAAGGGCGACACGAAGCTTTGATGGATCCTTTCCCTGCGCATGAGCCCACAGAGGAAGGAGTGCAGCAAAAGAAGCTGCGCTGACAACAAGAGAGAAGTTACGGCGATTCAGCATGGCAAGAGCTCCTTGGTTTGACTGGATTGAAGAGTTCGGGGGCTATCAGTGGACGCACTCGTGTTGGAAGCGTTGGACTGCTTTGCATAGAGGTTCCGCGCAACATCAGGACTCAGCTGCTCTGCCCTACCCTCGAATACAACAGCTCCCTGGCGGAGCCCAATGATTCGGTCTGCAAACGAGCGCGCGAGCTCCACCTGGTGAAGACTCACGATTGCGGTGAGGTGGTCCTTTTTGCAGATCTCATGCAACAAGGTGAGCACGCTATGTGCGGTTGCCGGGTCCAGGCTGGCAACAGGCTCATCGGCCAGCAGGATTCGTGGCTTCTGTATTAGCGCCCTAGCTATGCCTACGCGCTGCTGCTGCCCCCCAGACAAGGCATCAGCCCGGGAGAGCGCCTTTTCGAGCAGCCCGACACGCTCAATCACTGTGAGCGCCTCCAGCTTGTCCTTCTTGCTCCACGGCCATAGCGAAGCGAATGCACCCCTGTCACCGAGCTTTCCCATCAGAACATTCCTGAGGACCGACTGACGTCCAATCAGATGATGCTGCTGGAAAACCATCCCACAGCGCTTGCGGTGCTCTCTCAGCGTCTTTGCGTTGACTACCCCACCTGCCAGGCCAGGTATCGATACCTCGCCTTTTGTGGGCAGCACCAGTCCATTGATGCTTCGTAACAAGGTGGACTTCCCTGCGCCCGAGGCGCCCAGAAGCACCAAAAACTCTCCCTGCTTCACATCCAGACTCGTCGGGTGCAAGGCCACGGTCGAGTCAACGTAGCGGACGGAAACTCCCTTGAGACTCAGAACGTCTCGGTCCTTCTCCAACTTCATGTTGTTACCTTTGCAAGTTTCTGCCTGCGAGCAGCGCGAGAGCGCTTATGACGCACATTTGCCGCAGAAAGAAGTTCGATACGGCTAGGCATGCGTGCAGTTTGTTCGTGGAACGTGTCATCAATATGAAACTTGCACCCCGAAAAATAGGGGTATCTATAGATAACACCTATGTCTGGACTCACGCTACTTGCGGCTTTGAAAGCCTTTGATGCGACGGCAAGGGCCGGAAGCATGACTGCTGCTGCGAAGCTGCTTGATCTACAGCAGCCCACCATCTCAGCGCATATTCAGCGCCTGGAGAATGAGTACGGCGTGGAGCTTTTTCTTCGTCAAGGCCGCCGGCTTGAGCTGACTACCTTTGGCAGGACTCTGCTGGACTACACGCGGCGGGCATTCAGCGGCGAGGAAGATGCGCACGCCCTTTTGGCAGCAGCCAAAAACCGATTCGTCGGGCGTCTTGTGATTCACGCGATCGGCCCGTACAACGTAGTCCCTGTTCTGAAGGCCTTCGGGAGCCGCCATCCCCAGGTCGAGGTCTCTGTCCGTGTAGGCGACTCCCGCTCAATCACGGAAAAGCTCCTCGACTACCAGGGTGATGTCGGCGTGGTCCTCAATCACGCCGAGCACCCCGAACTCCATTGCATGCCATACAGGTCACAGCGCCTGGTGGTCTTTGCGAACCGAGAGCACGCCCTAGCCCGGTGCGGTGAGATAGTGCTCAAGGACCTTCAGAGCCAGCGCTTCGTCATACGTGAGGAAGGTTCAACGACAAGAAGAGTCTTCGAGAGCGAGCTAATTGCCCGCAATATCAACATCCAGGTTGCGCTGGAGATGGGAAGCCGGGAGGCTGTCCGCGAGGCAGTCGCACAAGGAATAGGACTAGGCGTCGTTGCCGAGACAGCCTATGTTCCAGATCCGCGTCTTGTGAAGCTGAAGATTCTGGATACAGCAATGGCCACCCACGTCGACTTCATCTGTCGTCGCGAACGACAGAACGCTCCGCTGATAGCAACGATTTTCGACTTGGCAAAAGAGGTGAGAAGAGGCCTGGCCTAAAGATTCACGAACTTGGCGACAGGGCCCGAGTGGATCATTCATGCCAAGCCTATCGTTAGCAGCCATGCTGTCAGTCAAACAGGCCTAGATGGCTGCGCCTGTGGGAAGTGACTCCGTTGGATCCACTCTTACTCTTCGTCGTAGCCAATACCGTTGGACCATCGACAAGCTCCCTGTACAGCTTGTATCTTGGAGCGACGTACGTAGCCGTCCGGCGAACTCGCCTTGACTTGGAACCGCAAGGCATGCGGTCGTGTGGTCACGCGTCCGCAGCGATTCGTGCCACCTCTACAATTCTTCTGTGACCGCCAAACGCCGAGCCCTCGTCCTGCTGATTGCCATGGTCTGGCAGGCACTGGCGTGGCTAACCCCGGCCCATCTTGACCACCAAGCTGAGGTCATCGCGCACATGGTCGTGCACGCTCAGGAAGTGGACCACCACCACCACGCCGACCAGACACTGCACATTGAGGACGACAGCGGCGAACCACCTCACCAGCATGCCAACCAGGCGGCGCAGCTGCCTGGGTTGGCCCCGGCGATGAGCCTTGCGGCAGGCGACACCATCCCATCGGTCCTGGTGCCAAGCGCAGGCGTCGGGCATGCGCCTGTCTATCTCGAAGGCCCCCTGCGGCCTCCACAGCGCAGCGCACAACAGGCCTAACAGGCCTTTGCCACGGCCGCGCTAGGCCGTGGCCGTGCTGGTGGTCCACCAGCGCCCCCTATCTGTCCGCTCGGCATGCCCCTGAAGGCGCGCCGCGCTCGGAACATTGTTCCGCGACCAACCCTGCCGTCGCACCGCGCGGGTTGGGCTGTTGCAATACACAGAGGGCTCTTGCTCCATGACCCAAACCATTTCCAACCGCCTGGTGGCATTGCTGCTGCTTGGCTTCATCCCGCTCGTGGGCCTCGCCCACGGCATCTCCGAGGAGGACCGACAGCGCATGCTCGATGGCGGATACCTGCAGTACGTCGGCCTGGGCGCGAGCCACATGCTGACGGGCTACGACCATCTGCTGTTCCTGTTCGGCGTGGTGTTCTTCCTGACCACGTTCAAGGACGTGGCCAAGTTCGTGACCGTCTTCACCGTCGGCCACTGCATCACGCTGGTGTTCGCGACCTACTTCAAAATCACCTGGAACTACTACCTGGTCGACGCCATCATCGCCGCGAGCGTCATCTACAAGGGCTTCGACAACAACGGCGGCTTCCAGCGCGTCTTCGACATGAAGTCGCCGAACTTGCTGGGCGCCGTGTTCATCTTCGGGTTGTTGCATGGGTTTGGCCTGTCCACGCGACTGCAGCAACTGCCGCTGGGCGATGACCCGGCGGCAATGCTCGGGCGCATCCTGAGCTTTAACGTCGGTGTCGAGCTGGGCCAGATTGCGGCACTGACCGCCATGGTGGCGCTGCTGGCTGCTTGGCGGCACCGGCCCTCGTTCAAGCGCTTCAGTTACGCGGCCAACCTGGCGCTGGTCTATGCCGGCGTCTACCTGCTGTTCACGC
Protein-coding sequences here:
- the phnE gene encoding phosphonate ABC transporter, permease protein PhnE; protein product: MTSAAFENIISRDKREQFIGLRNTAFVLLVCLVALYVTGFFDAQRFIEGAPAVKQLSSEMVPPNFDRWEHWVIPLRDTLAMSIAGTALTIVLSLPLALLAAPNTTPNPLVGRVARVILAAFRSVPEIILGILFVAAVGFGALPGVLALALHSTGMVAKFYAEAIEHVDPKPLEAAAAVGASRFQVISHAVIPQVLPQLADITIYRWEYHFRASAVLGIVGAGGIGFELMAALRLVKYDEVSAILLSILACVLVVDSIGSMLRKRLK
- the phnD gene encoding phosphate/phosphite/phosphonate ABC transporter substrate-binding protein produces the protein MLNRRNFSLVVSAASFAALLPLWAHAQGKDPSKLRVALLPDENAASIIQNAQPLKRYLEQQLKKDVEIVVTTDYSSMIEAMRFGRIEVAYFGPFSYVLAKSKASGIEPFAVGVERGSPTYQSVLIATAGGPVKTLEDVRGKPFGFGDQASTSSHLAPRAHLLKKYKLDGEKDYRPVHLGAHDAVARAVQSGQIPAGALSKPILDNLIARGSIDATKIVQLDLSAPIPNYPVVMQGDLKPELKAAIRSAFLDMKDAEVLKAFRVQAFAATDDAAYDVLRDTATILKLDLGRMQ
- the phnC gene encoding phosphonate ABC transporter ATP-binding protein, which produces MKLEKDRDVLSLKGVSVRYVDSTVALHPTSLDVKQGEFLVLLGASGAGKSTLLRSINGLVLPTKGEVSIPGLAGGVVNAKTLREHRKRCGMVFQQHHLIGRQSVLRNVLMGKLGDRGAFASLWPWSKKDKLEALTVIERVGLLEKALSRADALSGGQQQRVGIARALIQKPRILLADEPVASLDPATAHSVLTLLHEICKKDHLTAIVSLHQVELARSFADRIIGLRQGAVVFEGRAEQLSPDVARNLYAKQSNASNTSASTDSPRTLQSSQTKELLPC
- a CDS encoding LysR substrate-binding domain-containing protein, with amino-acid sequence MSGLTLLAALKAFDATARAGSMTAAAKLLDLQQPTISAHIQRLENEYGVELFLRQGRRLELTTFGRTLLDYTRRAFSGEEDAHALLAAAKNRFVGRLVIHAIGPYNVVPVLKAFGSRHPQVEVSVRVGDSRSITEKLLDYQGDVGVVLNHAEHPELHCMPYRSQRLVVFANREHALARCGEIVLKDLQSQRFVIREEGSTTRRVFESELIARNINIQVALEMGSREAVREAVAQGIGLGVVAETAYVPDPRLVKLKILDTAMATHVDFICRRERQNAPLIATIFDLAKEVRRGLA
- a CDS encoding HupE/UreJ family protein is translated as MTQTISNRLVALLLLGFIPLVGLAHGISEEDRQRMLDGGYLQYVGLGASHMLTGYDHLLFLFGVVFFLTTFKDVAKFVTVFTVGHCITLVFATYFKITWNYYLVDAIIAASVIYKGFDNNGGFQRVFDMKSPNLLGAVFIFGLLHGFGLSTRLQQLPLGDDPAAMLGRILSFNVGVELGQIAALTAMVALLAAWRHRPSFKRFSYAANLALVYAGVYLLFTQLHGYQHDTAPDSFRFPVEEHRHVHDDMNIENTQDDSRNTLN